One genomic region from Yarrowia lipolytica chromosome 1C, complete sequence encodes:
- a CDS encoding uncharacterized protein (Compare to YALI0C03564g, no similarity, similar to Saccharomyces cerevisiae RTG3 (YBL103C); ancestral locus Anc_7.438) produces MAVVSPTTGLPPAQAGPHLPPNTNTVTHTTNFTHVRSCPRVEVLGRQRSNIYGGSEVVSHNPHSRPPPPPPPPGYPHYSQHPPGNYYTHPSPTTPNTASPTHYRPHMSSPHIPSPPHSGTLHEYKKTLPSIGNMVPPMSLPPPLIDSNSSDSGASNQNKFPPPPGRRRTIIHMSPHVNTAPNSRNNSISRTNSMSRSNSISAMSSPGLPPLNQHQQVFSDSSDEDKKTAEAHEQQHHHQQHQHSEQPKRKLSSLDPLEEESPMMNPTHNSHVTHMPGHVNKKPRPDKELKKSARKTAHSAIERRRRSKMNEEFDSLKQLVPACRQSIAAEGGDAGLHKLTILQATVEYVRYLQACLDSVENGQQIYLNGPELPGKKARGSMSYSGGSNPPSNLCSPASSISGTPMMLPVGSMSPLDRFSFGTPQISGQSGSTPSMTPSMTPNMGPTATSFALPESAIKIEDTKSFEASRTLLMLGQKDKEKDRGFLKVSDLLS; encoded by the coding sequence ATGGCCGTGGTGTCCCCTACAACCGGCCTGCCCCCCGCTCAAGCGGGCCCTCACCTCCctccaaacacaaacaccgtCACTCACACGACTAACTTTACCCACGTGCGCTCGTGTCCACGTGTGGAGGTTTTGGGTCGTCAGCGTAGCAATATATATGGTGGCTCCGAGGTGGTTTCTCACAATCCACACTCCAGACCGcctccaccgccaccgCCCCCAGGTTACCCACACTACAGCCAACACCCCCCAGGCAACTACTACACACACCCTTCTCCTACTACCCCCAACACGGCTTCTCCGACCCACTACCGTCCGCACATGTCGTCTCCACACATCCCTTCGCCGCCCCACAGTGGCACGCTgcacgagtacaagaagacgCTTCCCTCCATTGGCAACATGGTGCCTCCCATGTCGCTTCCTCCGCCGCTCATTGACTCCAACTCGTCGGATTCGGGGGCCTCGAATCAGAACAAGttccctcctcctccgggcAGACGGCGCACCATCATCCACATGAGTCCGCACGTCAACACTGCGCCCAACAGTAGAAACAACTCCATATCGCGCACCAATTCCATGAGTCGCAGCAACTCCATTAGTGCCATGAGCTCGCCGGGCCTGCCACCGCTcaaccagcaccagcaggtTTTCAGCGACTCGTCTGACgaagacaagaagaccgcCGAGGCACAtgaacaacaacatcaccaccaacaacatcaacacaGCGAACAGCCCAAGCGAAAGCTGTCGAGCTTGGATcccctggaggaggagagccCGATGATGAACCCCACACACAacagccacgtgacccacaTGCCCGGCCACGTGAACAAAAAGCCACGACCTGACAAGGAACTCAAAAAGTCGGCCCGCAAAACCGCCCACAGTGCCATcgaacgacgacgacgatcgAAAATGAACGAGGAATTCGACTcgctcaaacagctggtTCCTGCTTGTAGACAGTCAATAGCGGCTGAAGGGGGCGATGCCGGACTTCACAAGCTCACCATCCTTCAGGCTACTGTTGAATACGTGCGATACCTGCAGGCGTGTCTGGATTCTGTCGAAAACGGACAGCAGATCTACCTCAATGGCCCCGAGCTGCCTGGGAAGAAGGCACGAGGAAGCATGAGTTACTCCGGAGGCTCCAATCCCCCATCCAACCTATGTTCTCCTGCCTCTTCCATTTCAGGAACCCCCATGATGCTTCCTGTAGGCAGCATGAGTCCTCTGGATCGGTTCTCGTTTGGAACTCCCCAGATTAGCGGCCAGTCTGGCTCTACCCCGAGTATGACCCCTAGTATGACTCCCAATATGGGACCTACTGCCACCAGTTTCGCTCTACCTGAGTCTGCCATCAAGATTGAGGACACAAAGTCGTTTGAGGCCAGCCGAACCCTGTTGATGTTGGGTCAGAAGGATAAGGAGAAGGATCGGGGATTCCTCAAGGTGAGTGATTTGCTCAGTTAG
- a CDS encoding uncharacterized protein (Compare to YALI0C03586g, no similarity) — protein sequence MESAVYMAWTSHLIEEDKPLFRKTGQVRYCRTNMWNFIESDDGNYDNDEYHPINGTSNHDICGNHNTFSTDPSSFNFKPTFKLSDTLKFPSLSKCRSETNIRCGNSVGFGKSILKSKSETQLVSILKESTSRESEEDRYLSGGYSETLVAKEEVRFKRPTLKYTKSESKFGTYGFDSCRYISGDEDYSYRPERVATDSYKYSSFSPGGNGDKKKEAIRVPGSSSVSGASLGMRSTTSYTRSLDHFTLRVVKGGENDGVPRHKSLDSILEFPEEYNYDHFTLQDDHTLGENGTGNAIPSITNAVQSDMNGIEPPVEKQPIPRASLNGSTSSSKPGSSFSSAELSWSLPHIDRSEPPKPSNLASGSLLRSSSRPPPKPRRTSTHSFSLISNDPRPSAVSITNSRQTTAGGPKTPHHNTQSDKSRSVSKSNPPVNHYSHSNNQQTFSNEETHFNNPLTPQYTNPRQSTPPPSDVLSPREPQNSPPKADLLAAIAHIVPLVSVESCDKPAQHEATPPPANNTASPTHDNSPSAYQNSKSRAVANLRNRQLLQARGIRVLPPSPLRQVCHVRSDEEDLAGQTSAHPPARRASLFKTYTQPHEKPETSMESRDSVFKTQTETALFKSRDLLEKFRLRKPTTLTLAKNLVDEILLFSARYLLIKQEKLRKYALLHSAVTNCYLLNTGWIRDHKTRIFSKAEGPFIVNKRK from the coding sequence ATGGAATCTGCAGTATACATGGCTTGGACTAGCCATCTTATTGAAGAAGACAAGCCACTATTTAGAAAAACAGGTCAGGTACGATATTGTCGGACAAACATGTGGAATTTTATTGAAAGTGATGATGGCAACTACGACAACGACGAATATCACCCTATTAACGGGACCAGTAACCACGATATCTGCGGAAATCACAACACCTTCAGCACCGACCCCAGCTCGTTCAACTTCAAACCAACTTTCAAGCTCAGTGATACTCTCAAATTTCCTAGTCTGTCCAAATGTCGATCAGAGACCAACATTCGGTGTGGAAACAGTGTCGGATTCGGGAAATCCATTCTCAAGTCAAAATCCGAGACCCAGTTGGTGTCTATTCTGAAAGAATCTACTTCTCGAGAGTCTGAGGAAGATAGGTATCTTTCTGGAGGGTATTCTGAGACGCTCGTCGCCAAGGAAGAGGTTAGGTTTAAGAGACCTACATTGAAATATACCAAATCTGAGTCCAAGTTTGGAACTTATGGGTTCGATTCGTGTCGGTATATTTCTGGAGATGAGGACTACAGTTATCGACCCGAGCGAGTGGCTACTGACAGTTACAAATACTCATCATTTAGCCCCGGAGGTAAcggagacaagaagaaggaggctaTCCGGGTGCCTGGATCATCGTCTGTGAGTGGAGCAAGTCTTGGAATGCGATCAACTACCTCCTATACACGTTCTCTTGACCATTTCACGTTGAGAGTTGTCAAAGGGGGCGAAAATGATGGGGTTCCACGACACAAGTCTCTGGATAGTATTTTGGAGTTCCCTGAAGAGTACAACTACGACCATTTTACTCTTCAAGACGATCATACCTTGGGCGAGAATGGTACTGGGAATGCCATACCATCCATTACTAATGCAGTTCAATCGGACATGAACGGGATTGAGCCTCCAGTTGAGAAACAACCCATCCCCAGAGCCAGTTTGAATGGGTCTACTTCCAGTTCAAAACCTGGCTCGAGCTTTTCTTCTGCAGAGTTGAGTTGGAGTCTTCCTCACATTGATAGATCTGAGCCTCCAAAACCCAGCAACTTGGCTTCTGGATCTCTTTTGAGATCGAGTTCTCGACCTCCCCCCAAGCCAAGACGTACCAGTACTCACAGCTTCTCTCTGATATCCAACGATCCTAGGCCATCAGCAGTGTCGATCACTAATTCAAGACAAACTACCGCTGGAGGGCCCAAGACACCTCACCATAATACTCAGTCCGACAAGTCCAGGTCAGTGTCCAAAAGTAATCCCCCAGTCAACCATTACTCCCATTCCAACAATCAACAAACATTCTCAAATGAAGAAACCCATTTCAACAACCCTCTGACTCCTCAATATACCAACCCTCGACAGTCAACCCCTCCACCCAGTGACGTGCTGAGCCCAAGAGAGCCCCAGAACTCACCTCCAAAAGCTGATCTGCTCGCGGCAATCGCACATATTGTCCCTCTGGTATCAGTCGAGTCATGTGACAAACCAGCTCAACACGAggccactcctcctcctgccaACAACACCGCTTCTCCAACACATGACAATAGCCCATCGGCGTACCAGAACTCCAAGTCACGCGCAGTTGCAAACTTGCGGAACCGCCAACTGCTCCAAGCCCGAGGCATCCGAGTATTACCGCCCAGTCCTCTCAGACAGgtctgtcacgtgagatcAGACGAAGAAGACCTCGCCGGCCAGACGTCTGCACACCCGCCTGCCCGGAGAGCCTCCTTGTTCAAAACATACACGCAACCACATGAAAAACCGGAGACATCCatggagtcacgtgactctgtGTTCAAGACGCAGACGGAGACGGCGCTGTTCAAGTCACGAGACCTTCTGGAGAAGTTCAGGCTTCGCAAGCCTACGACCTTGACTTTGGCCAAGAATCTTGTGGATGAGattcttctcttctcggCTCGGTATCTGCTCATTAAGCAGGAGAAGCTACGTAAATATGCTCTACTTCATTCTGCCGTTACCAACTGTTACCTTCTCAATACTGGCTGGATACGTGATCACAAGACCCGTATTTTCTCTAAAGCCGAGGGACCCTTTATTGTCAACAAGAGAAAGTGA
- a CDS encoding uncharacterized protein (Compare to YALI0C03608g, similar to uniprot|P25568 Saccharomyces cerevisiae YCL038c similarity to bacterial membrane transporter singleton) → MDIVATTQKELYGWYAYAWAAEPFMVVAVATYIPQLLQSYARQNAVLADDHSQPCDSPPVPFPGDPGVPTDPGIPPNNSLSSSVPWFLRANEIQLLESPDTVHTMKDHKAKPTQPTCVIKFFGIYIDTASFPLYTFSLSVLLQVVVVISMSGAADRGRFRKQLLLFFGIAGALTTGLFVFITPKRYYLGSFLAIVSNAAFGAATVCGNAYLPVLAAGMKDGTTSEEPSEPSTPSDTSKPASRSENTPLLSASGVDYETGESSNTAEIVKIDHRANVSARISGTGVALGYLAGFIVQIISIYLVITTGSTTWSLRLALLIVGVWWLIFQIPVLMWLKPRPGPPLPIKTDPQNHPWTATLDRVTNGGWSYVTYGWKTLLVTFKEARQMKDVALFLVGWFLVSDGITTINSTAVLFAQGELRMSPANLAVMGMLVVISGISGAKLTPLIGGTRASPIKSIVVVVSLAAAVPAYGILGFFFTNIGLKNPWELYVLAVWYGFALGGLNTVCRSTFSMLIPRGKEAVFFSLFSVTDKGSSVLGPLLVGLIVDKTHNLRHAFYLLLVLLITPIGLFLMIDMERGRKEAEYLETVEE, encoded by the coding sequence ATGGACATTGTTGCAACGACACAAAAGGAGCTGTATGGATGGTACGCGTATGCATGGGCCGCCGAGCCGTTCATGGTTGTGGCTGTAGCAACTTACATCCCCCAATTGTTGCAATCATACGCTCGTCAGAATGCGGTTTTAGCAGACGATCACTCTCAGCCCTGCGATTCGCCTCCAGTGCCATTTCCAGGCGACCCCGGAGTTCCTACCGACCCTGGTATCCCCCCAAACAACAGTCTGTCCTCATCTGTGCCCTGGTTTCTGCGCGCAAATGAGATTCAGCTGTTGGAGTCCCCCGACACCGTGCATACCATGAAAGACCATAAGGCGAAACCCACACAGCCCACGTGCGTCATCAAATTTTTTGGCATCTACATTGACACTGCATCTTTTCCTCTCTACACATTCTCGCTTTCAGTGCTGCTGCAGGTCGTCGTGGTCATCTCCATGTCTGGAGCAGCCGACCGCGGCCGTTTCCGAAAACAATTGCTCTTGTTTTTCGGCATTGCCGGAGCTCTAACCACCGGCCTGTTTGTTTTTATCACCCCCAAGCGGTACTACCTTGGTTCGTTCCTCGCTATCGTCTCTAATGCTGCTTTTGGTGCCGCTACAGTGTGCGGAAACGCATATTTGCCAGTCCTGGCAGCAGGTATGAAGGACGGAACCACGTCAGAGGAGCCCAGCGAGCCCAGCACTCCTTCCGATACGTCGAAACCCGCCTCCAGAAGCGAGAACACACCGCTGCTATCCGCCTCAGGTGTTGACTACGAGACTGGAGAATCATCCAACACAGCCGAAATCGTCAAAATCGACCACAGAGCAAACGTGTCGGCCAGAATCTCGGGAACAGGTGTAGCCCTGGGCTACCTTGCCGGATTCATTGTCCAAATCATCTCCATATATCTGGTCATCACTACAGGTTCTACCACCTGGTCTCTGCgtctggctctgctgaTTGTTGGTGTATGGTGGCTCATTTTCCAGATTCCTGTGCTAATGTGGTTAAAACCACGTCCTggtcctcctcttcctaTCAAGACAGACCCCCAGAACCACCCCTGGACTGCTACTCTGGATCGTGTCACTAACGGAGGATGGTCGTATGTTACCTATGGATGGAAGACCCTCCTGGTGACCTTCAAAGAGGCTCGTCAGATGAAGGATGTGGCTCTTTTCTTGGTGGGTTGGTTCCTAGTGTCCGATGGAATCACTACCATCAACTCCACAGCCGTTCTGTTTGCCCAGGGTGAGCTGCGGATGTCTCCTGCTAATCTGGCGGTCATGGGCATGCTCGTTGTGATCAGTGGCATTTCTGGAGCCAAACTGACACCTCTGATTGGAGGAACAAGGGCGTCTCCTATCAAATCCATCGTTGTAGTGGTTTCTCTGGCTGCTGCAGTTCCCGCTTACGGTATTCTAggtttcttcttcaccaacaTTGGTCTGAAAAACCCGTGGGAGCTTTACGTGCTTGCTGTTTGGTATGGCTTTGCTCTCGGAGGTCTCAACACTGTCTGTCGATCGACGTTCAGTATGCTGATTCCACGCGGAAAGGAGGCTGTCTTCTTTTCGCTCTTTTCCGTCACCGACAAGGGCTCCTCTGTGCTCGGGCCCCTACTTGTTGGTCTGATTGTTGACAAGACTCATAACCTGCGCCACGCCTTCTACCTTCTGTTGGTACTGCTGATCACTCCCATTGGACTGTTCCTGATGATTGATATGGAGCGGGGTAGAAAGGAGGCCGAGTACTTGGAGACGGTGGAGGAGTAG